CTGTGATCAAATAAAACCCGATCATcgacttaaaaataaataaattaagatatgaagTCTCTTTTATCACTTATAGGAAGGGATGCTTAATTCAGCCACCTTGACATGAGCATTTCACTTGTAAACCAAGCATTAAGCTGTAATCCATTATCCCTTCATCTTCCAAAAGTTCACAGTCTAGCTTTGTTTGCCTGCGCGACGACAAATTTGGGTCATAGAAATGAAAATCAAGGTCGGTATCCTTCAAAATGGTTTTATCTCTCACTTTGATCTTTTTGTTAGTTCGGCCTTGTGATGAACCTTTTAGATCATAGACCTTGTTCATAAAAACATCTGATTGCAGTATGTTTGACATGACGACAAAATATATCTGCTTACGGAGGAAAGAAACAGAACAAGTAGAGAAGATTGATTTTAAGCAAATATAGTTCTAAGCCAAAACAAACATCCccaaatgattttaaaataaataaataaaaatttaaaaactatttcTGTTTGATATATGTTACCTTAACACCTCCAATAGGTTTGAGAGAATGAGCTCCATAGTTCTTAGACAACAAGGTTGTCCTGTTTTTATGAATATGTCGGTAGTAGCCAGGCAGCATCTCTAGTATGACCTACATgagaaatatttttcataacgAAAACGAGATCACTCAggccttttttttaataaaaaaaaggagaggAAAACAAAGATTTGTACCTTGATTTCGGATTTGCGAAGAATCTTAATGAGAAAGCGGTCATCTTTGGAGAGAAGAAACATATGGCCAACTTTCCCGGAAGAAAGCTTCCTCAATGTCTCATCATTGCAGATGGATTTCATGTATTCAGCATGATTAATATCCTCAAGCTCTTGCACAAGcctacaaaagtaaaaaaagaaaaagaaaaaacaacaaaactaaATATCCCTCCCTGCACATGTGAACTTGAAACATACATGAAATTATTACTTGAATCCCAAGGGACAATAGTCCTTCCATTCAAACTCAGTAACGGTTCCTGGTGGAAGATGTTTAATGTGCTTAGAGGAGTAACGAATCCGGTTCTTCTCAGTGGCTTTCACGTCCTTTAGTGTTATCTCCCTTGAAAACATTTCCGTATTAAACTCTCTCTTAAGCCCACATATTTAGTGTGCCCCTAAAGGAACAATCGCC
The window above is part of the Brassica napus cultivar Da-Ae chromosome C3, Da-Ae, whole genome shotgun sequence genome. Proteins encoded here:
- the LOC106407033 gene encoding phosphatidylinositol 4-phosphate 5-kinase 10-like, which gives rise to MFSREITLKDVKATEKNRIRYSSKHIKHLPPGTFCCFFFFFFYFCRLVQELEDINHAEYMKSICNDETLRKLSSGKVGHMFLLSKDDRFLIKILRKSEIKVILEMLPGYYRHIHKNRTTLLSKNYGAHSLKPIGGVKIYFVVMSNILQSDVFMNKVYDLKGSSQGRTNKKIKVRDKTILKDTDLDFHFYDPNLSSRRQTKLDCELLEDEGIMDYSLMLGLQVKCSCQGSVDGLSLVYDSFTSRGSVDSNSSKLMKTASNSPDRSSTMYSCTPSRDSVDSENSVIESVASISPSPAPTKASDSSQGSIASIPKFTDIFQNSSSTNFGMKIPGRARRIERGESGSVVGKNISEEEEWYDVILYLGIIDIFQDYGVRKRIEHCYKSIQYSSKTVSAVHPKTYSSRFQGFVSQIFLPEEDHPYHSY